A single window of Chitinophaga sp. XS-30 DNA harbors:
- a CDS encoding RagB/SusD family nutrient uptake outer membrane protein, producing the protein MNMHKYLLLVCVTILFSCHYLDKKPDNLLTEDQIWLTRAHAEGYLNNIYSYVYNHDGGDFSTMGASDEASVSISTVNVRQMVGGNWSASSGYFYNWGNYYAAIRKSFVFEQNIDMVPASQISDDLKAQYKAENLFLRGYYYWMILKQYGPFVKVTGLINQDADFSEFPRAPFDTCVAYINQLMDLAKPGLPSRWEVSSNLGRPTKGACMAIKVKTAMLAASPLWNGNPGFADFENKDGTRLAPATASNEKWKVAADAAKALIDSGFYKLFTNLDNGGTTFDPYLSVRDIHLTNWNDEIIFANVGWSRWGWTKCVSPGPGGYNMYCATQNMVDAFAMKNGRTIDDPLSQYQETGFAQSGAPESWGHRENDWNMYANREPRFYANILYNARPVVPALNADDRNYFSSDNNINGQGRTEFYYNGKSGQRSAGSNNITGYLPLKRVSPNSNIRYDAVSFHGPWILLRYAEILLDYVEALNEHNPGHADIVTYLNMVRTRAGLPGIETLYPDAVGNKEKMREHILRERQVELCFESDRYYTLTRRLMLGQPKYQAIYALDVNANDNGLGFSFTGLYTRKLYQQRYWDDKMYLFPILQGDIEKNRALVQNPGW; encoded by the coding sequence ATGAACATGCATAAATATCTCTTACTGGTCTGTGTGACGATTTTGTTTTCCTGTCATTACCTGGATAAAAAACCGGATAACCTGCTGACGGAAGACCAGATATGGCTGACGAGAGCCCATGCGGAAGGATATCTCAATAACATCTACAGCTACGTATATAATCACGATGGGGGAGACTTCTCCACCATGGGCGCATCCGATGAGGCGTCCGTATCCATCTCCACGGTGAACGTGCGCCAGATGGTGGGCGGCAACTGGAGCGCTTCCAGCGGGTACTTTTATAACTGGGGCAATTACTACGCCGCTATCCGCAAATCCTTCGTTTTTGAACAGAACATAGACATGGTGCCGGCCAGCCAGATCAGTGACGACCTGAAGGCGCAGTACAAAGCGGAAAACCTTTTCCTGCGCGGGTACTACTACTGGATGATCCTGAAACAATACGGCCCCTTCGTAAAAGTAACGGGCCTGATCAACCAGGATGCGGATTTCTCCGAATTTCCCCGCGCGCCTTTCGATACCTGTGTGGCTTACATCAATCAGCTGATGGACCTGGCCAAGCCGGGCCTTCCTTCCCGCTGGGAAGTCTCCAGCAACCTCGGCAGGCCCACCAAAGGCGCCTGCATGGCCATAAAGGTAAAAACGGCTATGCTGGCCGCCAGCCCGCTGTGGAACGGCAATCCCGGATTTGCTGACTTCGAGAATAAAGATGGTACCCGACTGGCGCCGGCTACAGCTTCCAATGAAAAATGGAAGGTAGCCGCGGACGCTGCCAAAGCGCTGATCGATTCAGGGTTCTATAAACTCTTTACCAACCTGGATAATGGCGGCACTACCTTCGATCCCTATCTTTCTGTGCGCGATATTCACCTCACCAACTGGAACGATGAGATCATTTTTGCGAACGTAGGCTGGAGCCGCTGGGGCTGGACGAAATGCGTGTCTCCCGGTCCGGGTGGGTACAACATGTACTGCGCCACCCAGAACATGGTGGATGCATTTGCCATGAAGAACGGCCGCACCATCGATGATCCGCTCTCCCAATACCAGGAAACCGGCTTTGCCCAGAGCGGCGCTCCGGAAAGCTGGGGCCACCGGGAGAACGACTGGAACATGTATGCCAACCGTGAACCGCGCTTCTACGCCAACATCCTCTACAACGCCAGGCCGGTAGTACCTGCGCTGAATGCGGACGACCGGAATTATTTTTCTTCAGATAACAACATTAACGGTCAGGGCCGTACGGAGTTTTACTACAACGGCAAATCCGGCCAGCGCTCCGCGGGCAGCAACAACATCACGGGATACCTGCCGCTGAAACGGGTGAGCCCCAACAGCAACATCCGTTACGATGCCGTGTCCTTTCACGGCCCCTGGATACTGCTCCGCTATGCGGAAATACTGCTGGATTATGTGGAGGCGCTCAATGAGCACAATCCCGGTCATGCGGATATTGTTACCTATCTGAACATGGTGAGAACGAGGGCCGGCCTCCCCGGCATAGAAACCCTTTATCCGGATGCCGTTGGCAACAAGGAAAAGATGCGGGAGCATATCCTCCGCGAACGCCAGGTGGAGCTGTGTTTTGAATCGGACCGTTACTACACGCTCACCCGCCGCCTCATGCTGGGCCAGCCGAAGTACCAGGCCATCTATGCGCTGGATGTGAACGCGAATGACAATGGTCTCGGTTTCTCTTTCACGGGTCTTTATACCCGCAAGCTGTACCAGCAAAGGTATTGGGACGATAAAATGTATCTCTTCCCCATCCTCCAGGGCGATATCGAGAAGAACAGGGCTTTGGTGCAGAACCCGGGATGGTAA
- a CDS encoding FecR family protein yields the protein MEQQEKIFQLYIQRLSGNLTPDEESYVQRMLSQDEAFRETWGALESRGRSIGAGDYVHSIDPEAGLQDLNRRKRVRTRNIRINLAIAASLALLVVAGTFWLTRRQPVSLQQFVAAAEQQKQQVQLVTANGLSVSLNGDSAQNIQLGNATINAHNGSLNYTAEGTDTAQNVLTVPAGEQYRLVLSDGTEVHLNASTRLRFPFHFGKGNREVTVEGEAFFKVAKDPARRFIVHTPHTQVQVYGTAFNVNTYQPQERTSLVEGSVWLQAANGRRSELKPGFQAAYSNDKGFDMLAFDADEVLSWMNGVYYFHKMPVTTLAVEASRFYGVQFILESDKFSGIATTGLMDRAKLSEFLTDLQVTAGAEFRFGDKAIYLR from the coding sequence ATGGAGCAACAGGAAAAAATATTCCAGTTATACATTCAGCGGCTGTCCGGCAACCTCACGCCGGACGAAGAGTCCTATGTGCAGCGCATGCTGTCGCAGGACGAAGCGTTCCGGGAAACCTGGGGCGCACTGGAATCCCGCGGGCGCTCCATCGGCGCGGGCGATTATGTGCATTCCATCGATCCCGAAGCGGGGCTGCAGGACCTCAACCGCCGCAAGCGCGTCCGTACCCGCAACATCCGCATTAACCTCGCCATTGCGGCTTCCCTGGCTTTGCTGGTAGTGGCCGGAACATTCTGGCTCACCCGCCGGCAGCCGGTATCGCTCCAGCAATTCGTAGCGGCGGCGGAACAGCAGAAGCAGCAGGTCCAACTCGTTACCGCAAATGGACTGTCCGTTTCCCTGAACGGGGACAGCGCACAAAATATCCAGCTCGGCAACGCCACCATCAACGCCCATAACGGCTCGCTCAACTATACCGCCGAAGGCACGGACACCGCGCAGAATGTGCTCACGGTGCCGGCTGGTGAACAATACCGCCTCGTGCTGTCAGACGGCACGGAAGTACACCTGAACGCCTCCACCCGCCTGCGCTTCCCCTTCCATTTCGGGAAAGGCAACCGGGAAGTAACGGTGGAAGGAGAGGCCTTTTTCAAAGTGGCCAAAGATCCCGCCAGGCGCTTCATCGTGCATACACCGCATACGCAGGTGCAGGTGTACGGCACGGCCTTTAATGTTAATACTTACCAGCCGCAGGAAAGAACATCGCTCGTGGAGGGCAGCGTATGGCTGCAGGCGGCCAACGGGCGGCGCTCCGAGCTGAAACCGGGCTTCCAGGCGGCTTACAGCAACGATAAAGGATTTGATATGCTGGCTTTCGATGCGGATGAAGTGCTCTCCTGGATGAACGGCGTATATTATTTCCACAAAATGCCCGTCACCACACTGGCAGTAGAAGCCTCCCGCTTCTATGGGGTGCAGTTCATCCTCGAATCGGACAAATTCTCCGGTATCGCTACCACCGGCCTGATGGACAGAGCTAAATTATCTGAATTCCTCACAGACCTGCAGGTCACTGCCGGCGCGGAATTCCGCTTTGGAGACAAAGCCATCTACCTGAGATAA
- a CDS encoding MerR family transcriptional regulator yields the protein MESTYTVKQLAKLAGVSVRTLHHYDRLDLLKPSDRTTAGYRLYGESELLRLQQIMFYKELDLSLERIAEILDDPGFEVLQALKDHQHALEERRRRLSVLLETINKTISKLQGGPVMLTNEELYEGFPKGNTYRDEAITKWGRETVENGEQELRKLDKSQLNKMKGEFDRISTDLRALMHLDVADRRVQTVIHRHYELILKFWGNTVCENVPEAYKGLAKLYVDDGRYTQTPEGQADPAYAAFISKAMIWYADHLGK from the coding sequence ATGGAAAGTACTTACACCGTTAAACAACTGGCGAAGCTGGCGGGGGTGAGTGTGCGCACACTGCATCATTACGACCGGCTGGACTTGCTGAAACCCTCGGACCGTACCACGGCCGGGTACCGTTTGTATGGCGAAAGCGAGTTGCTCCGGTTGCAGCAGATCATGTTCTACAAGGAGCTGGACCTTTCGCTGGAAAGGATCGCGGAGATCCTTGATGACCCGGGCTTTGAGGTACTGCAGGCCCTCAAAGACCATCAACATGCCCTGGAAGAACGGCGCAGGAGGCTTTCCGTATTACTGGAAACTATTAACAAAACCATTTCAAAACTGCAAGGAGGACCTGTTATGTTAACAAATGAAGAATTATATGAAGGATTCCCCAAAGGCAATACTTACCGCGACGAGGCCATCACCAAATGGGGCCGGGAAACTGTGGAAAACGGGGAACAGGAGTTGCGCAAACTGGACAAATCGCAGCTGAACAAAATGAAAGGGGAATTTGACCGGATCAGTACAGACCTCCGGGCGCTGATGCACCTGGATGTGGCGGACAGGCGGGTACAAACCGTCATACACCGGCATTACGAACTGATCCTGAAGTTCTGGGGCAATACCGTTTGCGAGAATGTTCCCGAAGCCTACAAGGGGCTGGCGAAGCTGTATGTGGACGATGGCCGCTACACCCAAACGCCCGAAGGGCAAGCTGACCCCGCTTATGCCGCATTCATCAGCAAAGCGATGATCTGGTATGCGGACCATCTCGGGAAATAG
- a CDS encoding FecR family protein: MAILPENSEMDYNLLVNVLNGTASTEDAAFVADWVRQSDANRELYFRVKDILDLEKAAERQLDVDARWQEVAAQLPGRRRQWWKYAAMIAVLALAGGAAFYFGMRKAAPELQVTVTDKAPAQLKVLPDGTKVWVKGGSTLSYRPAFGKKDREVWITGTAYFDVQKETLPFIVHTGQLEITVLGTAFTLHENAVIVEQGKIKAKAGDREVTVRRNERTRLQPGGALKTDNVNAQLFGAWRDGDYRFENTSLREIKEVLTSNYGYEVEILQPEAFEGTAISGRMVMEDEKAVKEVLAAMLHARIGKIGNKFIIQPK, from the coding sequence ATGGCAATTTTACCTGAAAACAGCGAAATGGATTACAACCTTTTGGTGAATGTCCTGAACGGAACGGCAAGCACGGAAGACGCGGCATTTGTAGCGGATTGGGTGCGGCAGTCGGACGCCAACCGGGAACTGTATTTCAGGGTAAAGGACATCCTGGACCTGGAGAAGGCTGCTGAAAGGCAGCTGGATGTGGACGCACGCTGGCAGGAAGTGGCCGCCCAATTGCCCGGCCGGCGCAGGCAGTGGTGGAAATATGCCGCCATGATAGCCGTACTGGCCCTGGCGGGAGGCGCCGCCTTTTACTTCGGCATGCGCAAAGCCGCGCCGGAATTGCAGGTGACGGTGACGGACAAGGCCCCGGCACAGCTCAAAGTGCTGCCGGATGGCACAAAAGTATGGGTGAAAGGCGGAAGCACCCTGTCTTACCGCCCGGCATTCGGGAAAAAAGACAGGGAAGTATGGATTACCGGTACCGCCTATTTTGATGTGCAGAAAGAAACACTGCCGTTCATTGTGCATACCGGGCAGCTCGAAATAACCGTACTGGGCACCGCATTTACGCTGCATGAAAATGCCGTCATCGTGGAACAGGGCAAGATAAAGGCAAAGGCAGGAGACCGGGAAGTGACCGTCCGCCGGAATGAAAGGACACGGCTGCAGCCCGGCGGTGCACTGAAAACCGATAACGTGAATGCGCAATTGTTCGGCGCCTGGAGAGACGGGGATTACAGATTTGAAAATACCTCATTAAGAGAAATAAAGGAAGTGCTCACCAGCAATTACGGGTATGAAGTGGAAATACTGCAGCCCGAAGCTTTTGAAGGCACTGCCATCAGTGGACGAATGGTCATGGAAGACGAAAAAGCAGTGAAAGAAGTGTTGGCAGCAATGCTGCATGCACGCATCGGGAAAATCGGGAACAAATTCATCATTCAACCAAAATAA
- a CDS encoding SMP-30/gluconolactonase/LRE family protein has protein sequence MIRIICRYFILAALFLAGCKKDDTPSHVPGAPMTISEFMPLQGGGGTSILINGSNFSSDTAQLEVTINGNKLAITGANTHQIMAVVPSKCGSGNVIVKVGGDEITSTTVFNYMFTRSVSNFAGSGTAGFANGKGNEAQFNFSGEAWYRSKGIVTDDDGNVFVADPGNHCIRKIDSAGNVTVFAGDPNNGGHADGQGLSARFSLPYDLAIDNDRNLYCVDPGNWDIRRISPDGTATTIAWASQEPWSVAVDKSTGDVYYLGTVSPANVYRVTPEGSSESVISGLNYPAGMDFDNEGNLYIASNGDHTVTKFTKATWAAAPVAGAAGVAGFENGEGSAARFAFPWGLAVDADGNLYVAGNGTWDGGAYNPDQSIRFISAGAWMVSIYAGSGTAGYANAIGEAAAFSAPGGVAVDKNGVVYVLDKNNNRVRKIISE, from the coding sequence ATGATCCGAATCATTTGCAGATACTTCATACTCGCGGCATTGTTCCTGGCGGGATGTAAAAAGGATGATACGCCTTCCCATGTGCCCGGTGCGCCGATGACCATCAGCGAATTCATGCCGCTGCAGGGCGGCGGCGGCACGTCCATCCTCATCAACGGCAGCAATTTCAGCAGCGATACCGCACAGCTGGAAGTGACCATCAATGGCAACAAGCTCGCCATCACCGGCGCCAACACTCACCAGATCATGGCCGTGGTGCCAAGCAAATGCGGCTCCGGCAATGTGATCGTGAAAGTGGGCGGCGACGAGATCACCAGCACCACCGTTTTCAATTATATGTTCACCCGCAGCGTCAGCAATTTTGCGGGCAGCGGTACAGCGGGTTTTGCCAATGGAAAGGGTAACGAAGCACAGTTCAATTTCAGTGGCGAAGCCTGGTACAGAAGCAAAGGCATTGTAACGGACGATGACGGGAATGTTTTTGTGGCGGACCCGGGCAATCACTGCATCCGCAAGATAGACAGCGCGGGCAACGTGACCGTTTTTGCCGGTGATCCCAACAATGGCGGGCATGCGGACGGGCAGGGACTTTCCGCCCGGTTCAGCCTCCCTTATGATCTGGCAATTGACAACGACCGCAACCTCTACTGCGTAGACCCGGGCAACTGGGATATCCGCAGGATCTCTCCGGACGGCACGGCTACCACCATCGCCTGGGCCAGCCAGGAACCCTGGAGTGTGGCGGTGGACAAATCTACCGGTGATGTGTATTACCTCGGCACTGTCAGTCCGGCTAACGTCTACAGGGTTACCCCGGAAGGCAGCAGCGAAAGCGTGATCTCCGGCCTGAATTATCCCGCGGGGATGGACTTCGATAATGAAGGCAACCTCTACATCGCCAGTAACGGCGATCATACCGTTACGAAGTTTACCAAAGCTACCTGGGCGGCCGCTCCTGTTGCAGGTGCGGCGGGTGTTGCAGGGTTTGAGAACGGCGAGGGCAGCGCTGCCCGGTTCGCTTTTCCCTGGGGCCTGGCGGTTGACGCAGATGGCAATCTCTATGTTGCCGGTAACGGTACCTGGGATGGCGGGGCTTATAATCCCGACCAGAGCATCCGCTTCATTTCGGCCGGCGCATGGATGGTGAGCATCTATGCCGGCAGCGGCACTGCGGGGTATGCCAATGCCATCGGTGAAGCGGCGGCTTTCAGCGCACCCGGCGGCGTGGCGGTAGACAAGAATGGTGTGGTGTATGTGCTGGACAAGAACAATAACCGCGTAAGAAAAATCATTTCAGAATAA
- a CDS encoding TonB-dependent receptor, giving the protein MRECMRDCLLSVRSIAGAIVFLLTFLQTAAAQDKKPSLQSPVTLAGENVSLLQVFRAIKKQTGFTLVYNNQLLNDSERMRVSFRNAKLQEVLDFVLKDKSISYEVRSNRIVLDRKAAPATPPAPAQELPKPQTGVVKGQVMTPDGTPVPGASVAVNGTSRGVVTDALGVFTINAAPDEVLRVSMVGMNPEEIRVAGQKIVKVTLSMNVDKLDEVVVVGFGKQKKVTVTGAVSTVNMQDMQTPVRSLTNALAGKVAGVISMQSGGGEPGYDNPNFTIRGIGTFQGSTTPLIIVDGVQRDDVNSTYGGAFNNIDPEDISSISLLKDASATAIYGARGANGVLIITTKRGVAGKPKVAAKVESGFNGLTRMPEMLDGVSFMKLYNEARVNDGNAPAYSDEVIAKTASGLDPYLYPDVNWVDRIYKDWASMTNANVNVSGGGESMRYYVSMSFYNQDGQYDVSKVNGYNPNLNFKRYDFRSNVDLNVTKTTTLALNIAAMLVDSRYPGSSAADIWYNTYSTNPIAFPVQYPDNMWAGPRNNGGSNPFNLVQNRGYSTEFRPSVQSVLTLTQDLGVLTKGLTATGRFSFDTYGTFNNSRTGDNSLWYAGSRDGEGNLVFEQVRNGTDVLGYSAFSVGERVMYLEGNINYDRSFGDHNIGALVLGTMRNRVLGNAGDLKLAIPYRNQSLAGRVTYSYRDKYLLEGNVGATGSENFEKGNRWGVFPAVAAGWVISRESFFAPLSGTFSLLKVRGSIGTTGNDIIDQNRFGYLTYITTGANGIQFGSSPAGYGGVAADVIGTENLTWETSTKTNLGIDIGLWDKLNITVDIFKDNRTDILIDRRSISSVAGYEGQQIFANMGEMENKGVDGSIEYITRIGKDISIRLFGNLTYARNKILFADNPQMLYAYQQYEGTSFGEFIGYRHAGLFIDADDVNKSPEQLRALFPGDIKYQDLSGDGVINANDRSYLGKSSFPVWSYGYGFNIGIKRFEVSALFSGVADVGIMANGQAIDPQNGAALGVGVVPFTGIGQYPANVLSIANDRWTSENPRQDAYYPRLTITNQSDNNYQQSDWWLKDGSFMRLRQASLGYTIITPEMNRKGISSLQVYAAGTNLLTFSKFKLWDPELGSNGANYPFARTITVGMRANF; this is encoded by the coding sequence ATGAGAGAATGTATGCGCGATTGTCTGCTATCTGTGCGCAGCATAGCAGGTGCTATTGTATTCCTGCTCACCTTCCTTCAAACAGCCGCGGCGCAGGACAAAAAGCCCTCGCTGCAATCCCCGGTAACGCTCGCCGGCGAGAATGTTTCCCTGCTGCAGGTGTTCAGGGCCATCAAAAAACAAACGGGCTTCACCCTGGTGTACAACAACCAGCTGCTGAACGACAGCGAAAGAATGCGTGTCAGCTTCCGCAATGCAAAATTGCAGGAGGTGCTGGACTTTGTGCTGAAAGACAAGAGCATCAGCTACGAAGTGCGCAGCAACCGCATTGTGCTGGACAGAAAGGCGGCTCCGGCCACACCGCCGGCTCCCGCGCAGGAACTGCCCAAACCGCAGACCGGCGTGGTGAAAGGGCAGGTGATGACGCCGGACGGCACACCCGTTCCCGGCGCTTCCGTTGCCGTGAACGGTACTTCCCGTGGCGTGGTAACGGATGCGCTCGGGGTTTTTACCATCAATGCCGCCCCGGACGAGGTGTTGAGGGTGTCTATGGTGGGCATGAACCCGGAAGAGATCAGGGTGGCCGGCCAGAAAATAGTGAAGGTGACCCTCAGCATGAATGTGGACAAGCTGGATGAAGTGGTAGTGGTGGGCTTCGGCAAACAGAAAAAAGTAACAGTGACCGGCGCTGTGTCTACCGTGAACATGCAGGACATGCAAACGCCGGTGCGCTCCCTCACCAACGCGCTCGCCGGTAAAGTGGCGGGCGTCATCTCCATGCAGAGCGGCGGCGGTGAACCGGGGTACGATAATCCCAATTTCACCATCCGCGGCATCGGCACCTTCCAGGGCAGCACCACACCGCTGATCATCGTGGACGGCGTACAACGCGATGATGTGAACAGCACCTACGGCGGCGCGTTCAACAACATCGACCCGGAGGATATTTCCAGCATTTCCCTGCTGAAAGATGCTTCCGCCACGGCGATCTACGGCGCCAGGGGCGCTAACGGCGTACTGATCATCACCACCAAACGCGGTGTGGCGGGCAAACCGAAAGTTGCGGCCAAAGTGGAATCGGGCTTCAACGGCCTCACGCGTATGCCCGAAATGCTGGATGGTGTTTCTTTCATGAAACTCTACAACGAGGCCAGGGTAAACGATGGCAACGCGCCGGCTTATTCCGATGAAGTGATCGCCAAAACGGCCAGCGGTCTCGATCCCTATCTTTACCCGGATGTGAACTGGGTGGACAGGATCTATAAAGACTGGGCTTCCATGACCAATGCCAACGTGAATGTGAGCGGCGGTGGAGAATCCATGCGCTACTACGTGTCCATGAGCTTTTACAACCAGGACGGTCAGTATGATGTGTCTAAAGTGAACGGCTACAATCCCAACCTTAATTTCAAACGTTATGATTTCAGGAGCAATGTAGACCTGAACGTTACCAAAACAACCACCCTCGCACTCAATATCGCTGCCATGCTGGTGGACAGCCGTTATCCCGGCTCCAGCGCTGCCGACATATGGTATAATACCTATTCCACCAACCCGATCGCATTTCCGGTGCAATACCCGGACAATATGTGGGCAGGCCCGCGCAACAACGGCGGCAGTAATCCTTTCAACCTCGTACAGAACAGGGGATATTCCACAGAGTTCAGGCCTTCCGTACAGTCTGTGCTCACCCTCACGCAAGACCTTGGCGTGCTCACCAAAGGCCTCACCGCCACGGGCCGCTTTTCTTTTGATACCTACGGTACTTTCAACAACAGCCGCACCGGCGATAATTCCCTATGGTACGCCGGCTCCCGCGACGGAGAAGGCAACCTGGTATTCGAACAGGTACGCAACGGCACGGATGTGCTCGGGTATTCCGCCTTTTCCGTTGGTGAAAGAGTGATGTACCTCGAAGGAAATATCAACTACGACCGCTCTTTTGGCGATCACAATATCGGCGCACTGGTACTGGGTACTATGCGCAATCGCGTATTGGGCAATGCCGGCGATCTCAAACTCGCCATCCCGTATCGCAACCAGAGCCTGGCCGGCAGGGTTACCTATTCCTACCGGGATAAATACCTGCTGGAAGGGAATGTAGGCGCAACCGGCTCCGAGAACTTCGAGAAGGGCAACCGCTGGGGCGTATTCCCCGCAGTAGCCGCCGGATGGGTGATCTCCCGGGAAAGTTTCTTTGCGCCGCTCAGCGGTACCTTCAGCCTGCTGAAAGTACGCGGCTCCATTGGTACAACAGGTAATGATATTATAGACCAGAACCGTTTCGGTTACCTCACCTATATCACCACCGGCGCCAACGGTATCCAGTTTGGTTCTTCCCCTGCGGGTTACGGCGGCGTTGCGGCTGATGTGATCGGTACCGAGAACCTTACCTGGGAAACATCCACCAAAACGAACCTGGGTATAGACATCGGGTTGTGGGATAAACTGAATATTACGGTAGACATCTTCAAGGATAACCGTACGGATATCCTCATCGATCGCCGTTCTATTTCTTCCGTTGCCGGTTATGAAGGGCAGCAGATATTCGCCAATATGGGCGAGATGGAAAACAAGGGGGTGGATGGCAGCATCGAATACATCACCCGCATCGGAAAAGATATCAGCATCCGCCTCTTCGGCAACCTCACCTATGCCAGGAATAAAATTCTCTTCGCGGACAATCCTCAAATGCTGTATGCATACCAGCAATATGAAGGCACTTCCTTCGGGGAGTTCATCGGTTACCGCCATGCCGGGCTGTTCATTGATGCAGATGATGTGAACAAAAGCCCGGAACAGCTGAGGGCTTTATTTCCCGGTGATATCAAGTACCAGGACCTGAGCGGTGATGGGGTGATCAATGCCAATGACCGCAGCTACCTGGGTAAATCCTCTTTCCCGGTTTGGTCGTACGGCTATGGTTTCAATATCGGCATCAAACGGTTTGAAGTGTCCGCCCTTTTCTCCGGTGTGGCCGATGTAGGCATTATGGCGAATGGTCAGGCTATCGATCCGCAAAATGGTGCGGCATTGGGTGTAGGCGTGGTGCCTTTCACCGGCATCGGACAGTATCCCGCCAACGTGCTCAGCATCGCCAACGACCGCTGGACCAGCGAAAACCCGCGCCAGGATGCTTATTATCCCCGCCTTACCATCACCAATCAAAGCGATAACAACTACCAGCAAAGCGACTGGTGGCTGAAAGATGGCAGCTTCATGCGCCTGCGGCAGGCTTCCCTCGGCTATACCATCATTACACCGGAAATGAACCGCAAAGGCATCAGCAGCCTGCAGGTATATGCCGCCGGCACTAACCTCCTTACTTTTTCGAAGTTCAAACTCTGGGACCCGGAGCTGGGCTCCAACGGCGCGAACTATCCTTTTGCAAGGACGATCACGGTAGGCATGAGGGCTAATTTCTAA
- a CDS encoding NIPSNAP family protein codes for MKSYTLFFLLCLLLSRFSLIAGDGQGREYYQIKIYHLKSAAQEQRIDNFLQNAYLPALHRAGIRHVGVFKPVRQDTADLRVYVLIPFSSLSAFDALGETLGKDQAYRQAGKDYIDAPYNNTPYARLESILLKAFSGNPVLTPNTLTGPKSERIYELRSYEGPTEQYYENKVKMFNAGDEIGIFRKLGFNALFYGEVISGSRMPNLMYMTTFKDQASRDAHWKAFSADPDWKKLSVMEEYRNNVSKNEQFFLRPAEYSDL; via the coding sequence ATGAAAAGTTACACCTTATTCTTCCTGTTATGCCTGTTGCTCAGCCGTTTTTCGCTTATCGCCGGTGACGGGCAGGGGCGGGAATACTACCAGATCAAAATATACCATCTGAAATCCGCCGCCCAGGAACAGCGGATCGATAATTTCCTGCAGAACGCTTATCTGCCTGCCCTGCACCGGGCGGGTATCCGGCATGTGGGCGTGTTCAAACCCGTCAGGCAGGATACGGCGGACCTCCGCGTGTATGTGCTGATCCCTTTTTCCTCCCTGTCTGCCTTCGATGCGCTGGGGGAAACGCTGGGGAAAGACCAGGCTTACCGGCAGGCCGGGAAGGATTATATTGACGCACCTTATAATAATACGCCTTACGCCCGCCTGGAGTCCATTCTCCTGAAAGCCTTCAGCGGTAATCCGGTATTGACGCCCAATACGCTGACAGGGCCGAAAAGCGAAAGGATCTACGAGCTGCGCAGCTATGAAGGCCCCACCGAGCAATATTACGAGAACAAGGTGAAGATGTTCAATGCCGGCGACGAGATCGGTATTTTCCGCAAACTGGGCTTCAATGCCCTGTTCTACGGGGAAGTGATCTCCGGCAGCCGCATGCCCAACCTGATGTATATGACCACTTTCAAGGACCAGGCAAGCAGGGATGCCCACTGGAAAGCGTTTTCCGCGGACCCCGACTGGAAAAAGCTCTCGGTCATGGAAGAATACCGGAACAATGTATCAAAGAACGAGCAGTTCTTTCTCCGGCCGGCGGAGTATTCCGATCTTTGA
- a CDS encoding sigma-70 family RNA polymerase sigma factor, whose translation MQQERDDDGLMIPTAQIFHEYYSALVGYACKFVDLHTAEDLVQDVFIQAYGKLPHNPRSYLFRSVHNKCVDYFKHQAVHRRFVQDSLLTQQELEFYHPDTGHPSLLEAPDERSVWEAIELLPPKCREVVRLRYMEGLKTAEISDAMGISSRTVETQLYKAMKQLRTMIRKISIFFVWIFF comes from the coding sequence ATGCAGCAGGAGCGTGATGATGATGGCTTGATGATACCCACCGCGCAGATATTTCATGAATATTATTCGGCGCTGGTAGGTTATGCCTGCAAGTTTGTGGACCTCCATACCGCGGAAGACCTGGTGCAGGACGTTTTCATTCAGGCCTACGGAAAGCTCCCCCATAACCCCCGCAGCTACCTCTTCCGCAGTGTGCATAACAAGTGTGTGGACTATTTCAAGCATCAGGCGGTGCACCGGCGTTTTGTGCAGGACAGCCTGCTTACACAGCAGGAACTGGAATTTTATCACCCGGATACCGGTCACCCGAGCCTTTTGGAAGCCCCCGATGAGCGCAGCGTATGGGAAGCCATCGAACTGTTGCCCCCAAAATGCCGGGAAGTGGTCAGGCTCCGGTACATGGAGGGCCTGAAGACCGCCGAGATCTCCGATGCCATGGGCATCTCCTCCCGAACGGTGGAAACACAGCTATATAAGGCCATGAAACAGCTCCGCACCATGATCCGGAAGATCAGCATTTTCTTTGTCTGGATTTTTTTTTGA